In Chitinophaga sp. HK235, a single window of DNA contains:
- a CDS encoding DUF4302 domain-containing protein has product MKKLTLYTLLAIAAISCNKSSDPFMEDPDVRLAKRLDENMQLLTSAQYGWKATIYPIGGKGFFYYFKFGKDNSVEMISDFNSTTAITPKTSTFRLKALQWPTLIFDTYNYIHLPNDPAPGVSGGTAGAGLKSDFQFTMDKVTGDTFYVVGMDRGNPMMMVRLTSAEQQDILNGKIAERMTDNNTYVASTPAPYISFKDGKKMDAAINASTRRIRFTYLGENNNAFSKTRAFAFTPNGLILDSAFVYNGFAIRELLWDAANKVYYVKNGTDTYNLQAGTMPVVPLNLVFGAGKDYTAIEYSAATLKGTLNSDFDPVFAQCQNQFNATGYNLNYVRMMQNQDLTFTLRFSYSNAVNAFLANVTYTPSKNPDGSIKFVFTSQDGNAGVRASALAETRNYFETNSFNLAWIANTIPGSKLVLGGLVKSTNAAQFFYGTVGN; this is encoded by the coding sequence ATGAAAAAACTTACGCTATATACATTACTGGCCATCGCTGCTATATCCTGTAACAAGTCTTCCGATCCATTTATGGAAGACCCTGACGTAAGGCTCGCCAAACGCCTGGATGAGAATATGCAGCTCCTTACCAGCGCTCAGTACGGCTGGAAAGCAACGATCTATCCCATAGGAGGAAAAGGTTTCTTTTACTATTTTAAGTTTGGAAAAGATAATTCTGTGGAGATGATCAGTGACTTTAACAGTACTACGGCCATCACGCCCAAGACATCTACTTTCCGCCTGAAAGCCTTGCAATGGCCCACGCTGATATTCGATACCTACAATTATATACATCTGCCAAATGATCCGGCACCTGGTGTAAGCGGAGGTACCGCCGGTGCAGGCTTAAAATCCGATTTCCAGTTTACCATGGATAAAGTGACCGGTGATACCTTTTATGTGGTAGGTATGGACCGGGGAAATCCGATGATGATGGTGAGACTGACCAGCGCGGAACAACAGGATATCCTCAATGGTAAAATCGCCGAGCGCATGACTGACAACAACACTTATGTGGCCAGCACACCTGCTCCTTATATCAGTTTCAAGGACGGCAAAAAAATGGATGCGGCCATTAATGCCAGCACACGCAGGATCCGGTTTACTTACTTAGGGGAGAATAACAATGCCTTCAGTAAAACTAGGGCCTTTGCTTTCACGCCTAATGGTCTTATCCTGGATTCAGCATTTGTTTATAATGGCTTCGCCATCCGCGAACTGCTGTGGGATGCTGCCAATAAGGTATACTACGTGAAAAACGGTACCGACACCTACAACCTGCAGGCAGGAACAATGCCCGTAGTGCCGTTGAATCTGGTATTTGGTGCCGGAAAGGACTATACAGCTATTGAATATAGCGCTGCCACGCTGAAAGGTACGCTGAATAGCGACTTTGATCCGGTTTTTGCACAATGCCAGAACCAGTTTAATGCAACTGGCTATAACCTGAACTATGTACGTATGATGCAAAACCAGGACTTGACTTTTACGCTGAGGTTTAGTTACTCCAACGCTGTTAATGCTTTTCTGGCCAATGTAACTTATACACCTTCAAAGAACCCAGATGGTTCTATTAAGTTTGTATTTACTTCCCAGGATGGAAATGCTGGTGTCCGAGCGTCGGCCCTTGCAGAGACCAGAAATTACTTTGAAACAAATTCGTTTAACCTGGCTTGGATAGCTAATACTATTCCTGGGTCCAAACTAGTACTGGGTGGTTTGGTGAAAAGCACCAATGCAGCTCAGTTCTTCTATGGTACTGTAGGCAACTAA
- a CDS encoding M57 family metalloprotease — MKKSIKFLLAAALISFIFVSCKKSADAPAPVPEQDNAKKVLSYILNMGFPAHMIVENTNEYIVEEDIIFPKNMKVPVGFDSKVKPEQFYTGSLVGATNVTNIRLMVDTSMTVMLPEINSAINQWNTVSGCTIHWSIVTSGAYDVLITNFNLGNGVCGQGTFPSGGVAGNLIRINRNFIAANSFAQRARTICHEMGHNVSFRHTNWQAIGEPTATPVPGVPGTDASSIMNGGQCGSGATVLSTNDKAAAAALYH; from the coding sequence ATGAAAAAGAGCATTAAATTCTTGCTCGCAGCAGCACTAATCAGTTTCATTTTTGTTTCCTGTAAAAAATCGGCTGACGCGCCGGCCCCTGTACCAGAACAAGACAATGCAAAGAAGGTATTGTCCTACATTCTCAACATGGGTTTCCCTGCTCATATGATTGTAGAAAATACAAATGAGTACATTGTTGAAGAAGATATCATCTTTCCTAAAAACATGAAGGTACCTGTTGGTTTCGACAGCAAGGTAAAACCGGAGCAGTTCTACACCGGCAGCCTTGTAGGCGCTACTAATGTTACCAATATCAGGCTTATGGTGGATACATCGATGACGGTGATGCTCCCTGAAATCAATTCTGCTATAAACCAGTGGAACACCGTTAGCGGTTGTACCATTCACTGGAGCATTGTTACATCAGGTGCCTATGATGTATTGATTACCAACTTCAACCTCGGCAACGGCGTTTGCGGCCAGGGCACTTTCCCATCCGGCGGCGTTGCCGGAAACCTGATCCGCATCAACAGGAATTTTATTGCAGCTAACAGCTTCGCACAACGTGCACGCACCATCTGCCATGAAATGGGCCATAACGTTTCATTCAGGCATACCAACTGGCAGGCTATCGGCGAACCTACCGCCACTCCGGTACCAGGAGTGCCAGGCACAGATGCCTCTTCTATCATGAACGGTGGCCAGTGCGGCAGCGGTGCCACGGTATTATCAACCAACGATAAAGCGGCGGCGGCAGCACTCTATCACTAA
- a CDS encoding ABC transporter permease translates to MREFFRLLKREFKLFLGNATLRSVFFLAPVLYATLLGFVYKSGKVENTPVIVIDKDNTPLSNQLVEMLGDNRSIKVLKYLQDPAEINDEVIRRNAAAVVRIPSRFEADILQKKYPEVNVYVNTGNVLTANFASKALQLTIGTFSAGVSIKALQKMGMPAPRAVTQYEPFKTNYITLFNTTSNYLIFMWPAMLAVVLQQVILLAMAVSFATEFQRGSFMSEYQHMRRWAFPIMLIKVIPIWTFSILIVSVYYLMHILFHVPLPEGILNFIWLTAFFVGSASFMGVFVSILIPDALKATQVLMIIASPAFIVSGFTWPLNAMPVFVQFLASIIPLTPFLQAFKILLIQKGAVTLTYPYIKHLGILLLVYAFLGWLALKIKLWLMYRSAPTGNMKED, encoded by the coding sequence ATGAGAGAATTTTTCCGATTGCTGAAACGTGAGTTCAAGCTGTTCCTGGGCAATGCAACATTGCGTTCAGTATTCTTTCTGGCGCCGGTTTTATATGCCACCCTGCTTGGTTTTGTATACAAAAGCGGGAAAGTGGAAAATACGCCCGTTATCGTTATAGATAAAGACAACACACCATTATCCAATCAATTGGTGGAAATGCTTGGAGACAACAGAAGTATCAAGGTACTCAAATACCTCCAGGATCCCGCTGAAATCAATGATGAAGTTATCAGGCGCAACGCCGCTGCCGTAGTAAGAATCCCGTCCCGGTTTGAGGCAGATATCCTTCAGAAAAAATATCCGGAAGTCAATGTATATGTCAACACAGGGAATGTACTAACGGCCAATTTTGCCTCCAAGGCCTTGCAGCTGACCATTGGTACCTTTTCTGCCGGTGTTTCCATTAAAGCGCTGCAGAAAATGGGCATGCCGGCACCCAGGGCCGTTACACAATATGAGCCCTTTAAAACCAACTACATTACGCTTTTCAATACTACCAGCAACTACCTCATATTTATGTGGCCCGCCATGCTGGCCGTGGTACTGCAACAGGTGATCCTGCTGGCTATGGCTGTCAGCTTTGCGACCGAGTTTCAGCGCGGGTCTTTTATGAGTGAATATCAACACATGCGCCGCTGGGCCTTTCCCATCATGCTGATCAAGGTAATCCCTATCTGGACTTTCTCCATTCTCATTGTCTCCGTGTATTACCTGATGCATATCCTTTTTCATGTACCCTTACCGGAAGGTATTCTCAACTTCATATGGCTGACCGCCTTTTTTGTTGGTTCCGCTTCCTTCATGGGCGTGTTTGTCAGCATTCTGATCCCGGATGCGTTAAAAGCCACACAGGTGTTAATGATCATCGCCTCCCCTGCTTTTATCGTCAGTGGCTTTACCTGGCCGCTCAATGCCATGCCGGTGTTCGTACAGTTCCTGGCCAGCATTATTCCTTTAACACCTTTCCTGCAGGCGTTTAAGATCTTACTGATACAGAAAGGCGCTGTAACACTTACCTATCCATACATCAAACACCTGGGCATTTTGCTGCTGGTGTATGCTTTCCTGGGATGGCTGGCGTTAAAAATAAAACTGTGGCTGATGTACAGATCTGCGCCTACGGGGAATATGAAGGAGGATTAA
- a CDS encoding HlyD family secretion protein, with translation MRITTCIFLFSLLALTSCAPRKRGADNFEGKAKKDVISFAPKVTGRILKIYVAEGQTVKKGDTLALLDVPEVSAKIAQAQGAVNAATAQEQMARRGATADQLKQLQAKYKGLKEQYEFAQKSYNRASNMFNDSLMSPQAYDEIYAKLQGAKAQYDAVVAELDDVKKGTRIEKVEMAAGQASQAKGALQEANVAYSERYIIATNDMDIETISLNPGELATAGFALFNGYIPGSTYFRFTVPESKIAKYKKGQDVKLQVVYNQEELDGNIVSIKQLTRYADITTAYPDYQLQEAVYEIKVRPKDTDKTKDILVNANVILK, from the coding sequence ATGAGAATAACTACCTGCATATTTTTATTCAGTTTACTGGCGCTCACAAGCTGTGCCCCCCGGAAACGAGGTGCAGACAATTTCGAGGGAAAAGCAAAAAAGGATGTCATCTCCTTTGCCCCGAAGGTCACTGGCAGAATACTGAAAATTTATGTAGCGGAGGGCCAGACCGTAAAGAAAGGTGATACCCTGGCTTTACTGGATGTACCGGAAGTTTCAGCCAAAATAGCACAGGCCCAGGGAGCAGTCAACGCTGCCACCGCGCAGGAACAGATGGCACGCCGTGGTGCTACCGCCGACCAGCTGAAACAATTGCAGGCCAAGTATAAAGGACTCAAAGAACAATATGAATTTGCACAGAAATCGTATAACAGGGCTTCCAATATGTTTAACGACAGTCTGATGTCGCCCCAGGCCTATGATGAGATTTATGCAAAGCTGCAGGGTGCCAAAGCACAATATGATGCAGTAGTGGCCGAGCTGGATGATGTTAAAAAAGGTACCCGTATCGAAAAGGTGGAAATGGCCGCAGGACAGGCATCCCAGGCGAAAGGTGCTTTGCAGGAAGCCAATGTTGCCTATTCAGAGCGATACATCATCGCTACCAATGACATGGACATAGAAACCATCAGCCTCAACCCGGGAGAACTGGCTACTGCCGGCTTTGCACTGTTTAACGGATATATTCCCGGAAGCACTTACTTCCGTTTTACCGTACCGGAAAGCAAGATTGCAAAATATAAAAAAGGGCAGGATGTAAAACTGCAGGTGGTATACAACCAGGAAGAACTGGATGGAAACATTGTGTCCATCAAACAACTGACCCGCTATGCGGATATCACCACCGCATATCCTGACTATCAGCTGCAGGAGGCCGTTTACGAGATTAAAGTGCGGCCAAAGGATACGGATAAGACAAAAGATATACTGGTAAACGCGAATGTTATTCTGAAATAA
- a CDS encoding TolC family protein — protein MKSKLSFLLLSLIFYNYSNAQTAPGFKELLDSAMVRDADLKTQLTKNKLTSLDQHKLKDVYLPTLEVSGMAGYMNATAHIISPELNLQPFLNIPEGKYNNNINVSGFSGLAKANAKMLLYSGGKVKYLGKALEEKKQSENILLEKTADEVVAVVSRAYDQLALIHQSKKVLDEGKRRLEANRKTADKALGYGLITPYDHKKIELAQATLDAKVAEYEGKKELLLTQLEVLTGISQERLRLIEPVLIAVTPAVPQKTIEERAEVRALNHGINATGYKIKAEQTWWIPKVQLMASSYYLGLYGARVKSSDNIIPPIPALNYPGRKLDWKPTNLNIFPVFMGGIGFKWEIFDGREGKHAIETARIDRELLQNQKYDALRKLTLNQANNQSNYDIANAQIALKRKQKEMAGDALVQAEKEFRYGMSKSTQLIEAENDLEAAELDYQNAIFNQRRAAIELMRSTQELDISRLY, from the coding sequence ATGAAGAGTAAGCTGTCTTTCCTGCTCCTTTCACTTATATTCTATAATTATAGTAACGCCCAAACGGCCCCTGGCTTTAAAGAGTTGCTGGATAGCGCCATGGTACGGGATGCTGATCTCAAAACCCAGCTCACCAAAAATAAACTGACCAGTCTTGATCAACACAAACTTAAAGATGTTTATCTCCCTACCCTGGAAGTAAGTGGTATGGCTGGTTATATGAATGCTACCGCGCATATTATCTCCCCTGAATTAAACCTGCAACCTTTTCTGAATATTCCGGAAGGGAAATACAACAATAACATCAATGTATCCGGGTTTTCAGGACTTGCCAAAGCAAATGCTAAAATGTTGCTGTATTCCGGCGGGAAAGTAAAATACCTGGGCAAGGCACTCGAAGAAAAAAAGCAATCGGAAAATATTTTACTGGAAAAAACAGCAGATGAGGTAGTGGCGGTTGTTTCCAGGGCCTACGACCAGCTGGCCCTGATACATCAATCGAAGAAGGTGCTGGACGAAGGCAAAAGAAGACTGGAGGCCAACCGTAAAACAGCTGATAAAGCATTGGGATACGGGCTGATCACTCCTTATGATCATAAAAAAATAGAGCTGGCACAGGCCACCCTCGATGCCAAAGTAGCAGAATATGAAGGCAAAAAGGAATTGTTGCTCACTCAGCTGGAAGTCTTAACCGGCATCAGCCAGGAAAGGCTACGTCTTATAGAGCCGGTGCTCATAGCTGTCACACCTGCTGTTCCACAAAAAACAATTGAAGAACGGGCGGAAGTCCGTGCATTGAACCATGGCATCAATGCCACCGGCTATAAAATAAAAGCCGAACAAACCTGGTGGATTCCCAAAGTACAGCTCATGGCCTCCAGCTATTACCTCGGCCTTTACGGCGCCAGGGTTAAATCGTCAGACAATATCATACCGCCTATTCCGGCCCTTAATTACCCCGGTCGTAAGCTGGACTGGAAGCCTACCAACCTGAATATTTTCCCCGTATTTATGGGCGGCATTGGATTTAAGTGGGAGATTTTTGATGGCAGAGAAGGAAAACATGCCATAGAAACAGCACGTATAGACAGAGAACTGCTGCAAAACCAGAAGTACGATGCGTTGCGTAAACTCACCTTAAACCAGGCTAACAATCAATCCAATTACGATATAGCCAATGCACAAATAGCCTTAAAGAGAAAACAGAAGGAAATGGCGGGTGATGCACTGGTACAGGCAGAAAAGGAGTTCAGGTATGGCATGAGTAAATCCACCCAGCTGATAGAAGCAGAAAATGATCTTGAAGCGGCGGAACTGGATTATCAGAACGCTATTTTCAATCAGCGCAGAGCGGCTATAGAATTAATGCGGTCTACCCAGGAGCTGGATATCAGCAGGCTGTATTAA
- a CDS encoding thioesterase II family protein, producing MKRPQIFLFHFAGGNCYSFQFLTPLLSGFEVIIPELPGRGRRMHEPLLNEFDDAAVDLYNQVISRLSDDTPFLLYGHSMGASFVLRLANMLEAAGRYPAGVVVSGNAGPGIEKPGRRVRYLLNKPEFLEELKKLGGLPQELIDNEELFGFFEPVLRADFEITERNNLAMEPAIQAPLYAVMGSLESDVDKIDNWSGFVQHTFHTEVLEGDHFFIRQHPRRMADIISTFYRRMQTMPQQ from the coding sequence ATGAAGCGACCACAGATTTTTTTATTTCATTTTGCCGGCGGTAACTGTTACTCATTCCAGTTCCTGACGCCGTTGTTATCAGGTTTTGAAGTTATCATACCAGAGTTGCCCGGAAGGGGCAGGAGGATGCATGAGCCTCTGTTGAATGAGTTTGATGATGCAGCGGTAGACCTGTACAATCAGGTGATATCAAGGCTTTCAGATGATACGCCCTTTTTGCTCTACGGGCATAGTATGGGCGCTTCCTTTGTGCTCCGGCTGGCCAATATGCTGGAAGCGGCTGGCAGATACCCTGCCGGTGTTGTGGTAAGTGGTAATGCCGGACCAGGCATAGAAAAACCAGGTCGGAGAGTCCGCTACCTGCTGAACAAGCCGGAGTTTCTGGAAGAGCTGAAAAAGCTGGGCGGCCTGCCACAGGAGCTGATTGACAACGAAGAGTTATTCGGTTTTTTCGAACCCGTCTTAAGAGCCGATTTTGAAATTACAGAAAGAAATAACCTGGCAATGGAACCGGCTATACAGGCGCCACTATATGCCGTGATGGGCAGCCTTGAAAGTGATGTGGACAAAATTGACAACTGGTCAGGGTTCGTACAGCATACTTTTCATACCGAAGTGCTGGAAGGCGATCATTTCTTTATTCGCCAGCATCCACGTCGTATGGCTGATATTATCAGTACGTTTTACCGCCGGATGCAAACTATGCCGCAACAATAA
- a CDS encoding penicillin acylase family protein, translating into MDFISNAAAGWLSDIFGKKEFLEYDRSQRRLGIVDAAQRSLELIQADPETSAALNAYTKGVNAYIQQLRDKDLPAAIRRRV; encoded by the coding sequence ATGGACTTTATCAGCAATGCTGCCGCAGGCTGGCTGTCGGATATATTCGGGAAAAAGGAATTCCTGGAATACGACCGCAGCCAGCGGAGGCTGGGCATTGTAGATGCTGCCCAACGTTCGCTGGAACTGATCCAGGCAGACCCTGAAACCAGTGCTGCACTCAACGCCTATACGAAAGGCGTGAACGCGTACATACAACAACTGCGTGACAAGGATTTGCCTGCCGCCATCCGACGAAGAGTGTAG
- a CDS encoding heavy-metal-associated domain-containing protein, whose product METVQFKTNIKCSGCIAAVTPALNEVAGQDNWEVDLQSPDKVLTVSTDKIVKEEIRQAIEKAGYKAEALA is encoded by the coding sequence ATGGAAACAGTACAGTTTAAAACCAATATTAAATGTTCAGGTTGCATTGCTGCCGTTACACCTGCATTAAATGAAGTAGCAGGACAGGATAACTGGGAAGTGGATTTACAGAGTCCCGACAAAGTATTAACCGTTTCTACAGATAAGATAGTAAAAGAGGAAATACGACAGGCTATAGAAAAGGCTGGCTATAAAGCAGAAGCATTGGCGTAA
- a CDS encoding cytochrome c, with product MKIYKIKKNTWTLATGAGILLIVLINSCAESRKVADKTGVQLWSENCRRCHNPPASNTFSHEQWVMIGMHMQTRAQLTDKERDKIIAFLQQ from the coding sequence ATGAAAATATATAAAATAAAAAAAAACACCTGGACCCTGGCAACAGGGGCAGGTATTTTACTGATAGTTCTTATAAATAGTTGCGCGGAAAGCCGGAAAGTAGCTGACAAGACGGGCGTACAGCTCTGGAGCGAAAACTGCCGGAGATGCCATAACCCACCAGCTTCCAATACATTCTCCCATGAACAATGGGTAATGATCGGGATGCACATGCAAACAAGGGCTCAGCTTACCGATAAGGAAAGAGATAAGATCATTGCATTTTTACAGCAATGA
- a CDS encoding cytochrome c — protein sequence MAKENTPTLFFPAISLFLFIFLSFNTISAAQTPKWQAPKEARDKKNPLEANSSNLVTGRSLYMANCVPCHGNKGRGDGPSAAGLNPKPADHTSAVVQSETDGSLFWKIGEGHSPMPSFKKTFTDEQRWALVIYIRSLAKTAK from the coding sequence ATGGCTAAAGAGAACACCCCTACACTTTTTTTCCCTGCTATAAGCTTGTTTCTTTTCATTTTCCTTTCGTTTAATACAATTTCTGCTGCACAAACACCCAAGTGGCAGGCTCCCAAAGAGGCAAGGGATAAGAAGAATCCTTTAGAGGCCAACAGCAGTAACCTGGTAACCGGCAGATCCTTGTACATGGCAAATTGTGTTCCTTGTCATGGTAATAAAGGGCGCGGTGATGGTCCTTCTGCTGCCGGATTAAACCCCAAACCAGCCGACCATACCTCTGCCGTTGTACAAAGCGAAACAGATGGTTCCCTTTTCTGGAAAATAGGTGAAGGCCACTCGCCCATGCCCTCCTTTAAAAAGACATTTACCGATGAACAGCGATGGGCACTTGTCATTTATATCCGCTCGTTGGCAAAAACGGCGAAATAG
- a CDS encoding amidohydrolase family protein, with amino-acid sequence MKKTEISRKEFIRMSGLGLAGMAFASGLLGSAEAFAGDTTSNGGKSYLLKNVRLETGFVYEEGEVVHTKTELFCVAIKDGKINSISANKPNATNAIDAKGWLMLPAFRDMHIHLDKTFYGAPWQATRRGQGGVKGMIALEQKILPEMLKTSTYRAEKLIELLQSKGTNFARSHVNIEPTSKLQSLNNLFKALENKKNSFGAELVAFPQHGVFYTDSVPYLKEAAKMDIDFIGGVDPYSIDGAIEKTIDFTVQLALDNKKGIDIHLHESGESGLKTVEYLIKKVNENPVLQHKTFLSHCFVLGRIDKVKQEQIAEQLGAAGIGIVSTIPFGGLIMPIPTLYKHNVNVMTGNDSIIDHWSTFGSGSVLEKANTMAQLYGYSTEFLLSRSLKLATGNVLPLDDKGVQQWPKAGDAADVVLIDASCSAEAVSRISPVRSLINKGQIVY; translated from the coding sequence ATGAAGAAAACGGAAATATCCCGCAAGGAATTTATAAGAATGTCCGGATTGGGACTGGCAGGAATGGCCTTTGCTTCCGGCTTACTGGGCTCTGCAGAAGCGTTTGCCGGTGATACAACAAGTAATGGCGGAAAAAGCTATCTGTTAAAGAACGTGCGACTTGAAACAGGATTTGTTTATGAAGAAGGGGAGGTAGTACACACAAAAACCGAATTGTTCTGCGTAGCAATCAAAGACGGAAAAATCAACAGCATTTCCGCCAATAAACCGAACGCCACCAATGCCATTGATGCGAAAGGCTGGCTAATGCTCCCTGCCTTCAGGGATATGCACATCCACCTTGATAAAACATTTTATGGTGCCCCATGGCAGGCAACCAGAAGAGGCCAGGGTGGTGTTAAAGGTATGATTGCCCTGGAACAGAAAATTCTTCCGGAGATGTTGAAAACCTCCACTTACCGTGCAGAAAAGCTGATCGAGTTACTACAGTCCAAAGGGACCAACTTCGCCAGAAGCCATGTCAATATTGAACCTACATCAAAACTGCAATCACTCAACAACCTTTTCAAAGCACTGGAAAACAAAAAGAATTCCTTTGGTGCGGAACTGGTAGCGTTCCCTCAGCATGGTGTATTCTATACTGATTCAGTTCCCTATCTCAAGGAAGCAGCAAAGATGGACATCGATTTCATTGGTGGGGTAGATCCCTATTCCATTGATGGTGCCATTGAAAAAACAATAGATTTCACTGTACAACTGGCGCTGGACAACAAAAAAGGAATCGACATCCACTTGCATGAATCAGGAGAATCCGGATTAAAAACAGTAGAATATCTGATTAAGAAGGTCAACGAAAATCCTGTCCTTCAGCACAAAACATTCTTAAGTCACTGCTTTGTGCTGGGAAGAATCGACAAAGTGAAACAGGAGCAGATTGCTGAGCAATTGGGTGCTGCAGGCATAGGTATCGTTTCTACCATTCCATTCGGAGGGCTTATTATGCCTATTCCTACACTCTACAAGCACAATGTAAATGTGATGACCGGAAACGACAGTATCATCGACCATTGGAGTACGTTTGGATCAGGAAGCGTATTGGAAAAAGCCAATACAATGGCTCAGCTATACGGCTACTCCACCGAGTTCCTGCTGTCAAGAAGCCTGAAGCTTGCCACCGGCAATGTACTTCCGCTTGATGACAAAGGCGTGCAGCAATGGCCTAAAGCAGGCGATGCAGCAGACGTGGTACTGATAGATGCCAGCTGTTCTGCAGAGGCTGTATCCAGAATTTCACCTGTAAGATCTCTGATTAACAAAGGACAAATCGTATATTAA
- a CDS encoding amidohydrolase, translated as MDKIANDSHYTFKNVLLETGFEYDGEEVVKTKTALFCVEIEGGKIKAITLNDPNKDAIDAKGWLMLPAFKDMHAHLDKMLYGLPWQAVSAKRKTVKDQIAYEQKMIPEWLKTSVERTEKMIDFLQSNGTHYIRSHFNIDPTAGFDSLKHLEIALKNKEKTVGAELVAFPQHGVFYTNTAPLLKEVVKMNIDFIGGVDPYSIDGSIEKPMDLITQLAIDNNKGIDIHLHEVGETGVKTIEYLINRANENPGLRGKTFVSHAFTLGHLSALETERLAARLAEAGVGIVSSVPFGDTIMPIPLLRKHGVEVLVGNDNIQDHWNTFGPGHMLQKTKLIAGLYGYSSEWALSRTLGFATRYVLPLDDKGNQQWPKAGNDADLVFLEASCSAEVVVRVSPVKSLVHKGNIVF; from the coding sequence ATGGATAAAATAGCAAACGACAGTCACTATACATTTAAGAATGTATTGCTGGAAACGGGTTTTGAGTATGATGGTGAGGAAGTCGTAAAGACGAAGACCGCGCTTTTCTGTGTTGAAATAGAAGGTGGTAAGATTAAAGCTATCACACTCAACGATCCGAATAAGGATGCAATTGATGCGAAAGGTTGGTTGATGCTTCCTGCATTTAAAGATATGCACGCCCATTTGGATAAAATGCTCTATGGCCTGCCATGGCAGGCTGTTTCGGCGAAAAGGAAAACAGTGAAGGATCAGATTGCCTATGAGCAGAAGATGATTCCCGAATGGCTGAAGACTTCCGTAGAGCGGACAGAAAAAATGATTGATTTTCTGCAGTCGAACGGTACACACTATATCCGTTCTCATTTTAATATCGATCCTACTGCTGGCTTTGATTCATTAAAGCACCTGGAAATAGCGCTGAAAAATAAGGAGAAAACGGTAGGTGCGGAGCTGGTGGCTTTTCCCCAGCATGGCGTGTTTTATACCAACACAGCTCCTCTGCTGAAAGAAGTGGTAAAAATGAACATCGATTTCATTGGAGGGGTAGATCCCTATTCCATCGACGGAAGCATAGAAAAACCGATGGACCTGATCACGCAACTGGCTATCGATAACAATAAGGGAATTGATATTCATCTGCATGAAGTAGGTGAAACCGGCGTGAAGACAATTGAATACCTGATTAACAGGGCAAATGAAAACCCGGGGCTTCGTGGTAAAACCTTTGTGAGCCACGCTTTTACGTTGGGGCATCTTTCTGCTTTGGAAACGGAGCGTTTGGCTGCACGCCTGGCTGAAGCAGGTGTGGGCATTGTTTCTTCTGTGCCTTTCGGCGATACCATTATGCCCATTCCACTGCTGAGAAAGCATGGAGTGGAAGTATTGGTGGGTAACGATAATATCCAGGATCACTGGAACACTTTCGGACCTGGCCACATGCTCCAAAAAACGAAACTCATCGCGGGCCTGTATGGCTATAGTTCCGAATGGGCACTTTCAAGAACACTGGGTTTTGCTACCAGGTATGTACTTCCATTGGATGATAAAGGAAACCAGCAATGGCCCAAAGCTGGCAATGACGCAGATCTTGTATTCCTGGAAGCATCCTGCTCTGCCGAAGTAGTGGTAAGGGTTTCACCCGTTAAATCGCTGGTGCATAAAGGAAATATTGTATTCTGA
- a CDS encoding DUF4822 domain-containing protein, which translates to MKNLKKVTAVLLLAVCSAFFFSCSKDKDKDPEPKQLTPGETLASTPWETTNAKNNKGENVALSDANVSNFVGFAYFKADGTFTMYNLDNSPKMHGDWTVSADGKTRTIVAKNDAGAVLFTRVVDITVLTKQEFTYRIYPNSNDKTVYFDIIHTPTTHAEPKK; encoded by the coding sequence ATGAAGAATCTGAAAAAAGTAACCGCAGTTCTTTTGTTGGCGGTATGTAGCGCCTTTTTCTTTAGCTGTAGCAAAGATAAAGATAAAGATCCTGAACCGAAACAACTCACACCAGGTGAAACGCTTGCCAGCACCCCTTGGGAAACAACAAACGCAAAAAATAACAAAGGTGAAAACGTTGCTTTGAGCGATGCAAACGTATCTAACTTTGTAGGCTTCGCTTATTTCAAAGCAGACGGTACATTCACCATGTACAACCTGGACAATTCACCAAAAATGCACGGCGACTGGACAGTTTCTGCTGATGGAAAAACCCGTACTATCGTTGCGAAAAACGATGCCGGTGCAGTGCTGTTCACCCGTGTGGTTGATATCACGGTCCTGACAAAACAGGAGTTTACCTACCGTATTTACCCTAACAGTAACGACAAAACGGTATACTTCGATATTATCCATACACCAACAACCCACGCTGAACCTAAAAAGTAG